The genome window AAGGCCTTCGACGCCCAGGTACAGAACATCCGCTTCTACATCTGGGCTATCGGCATGGGCCTCACCATCCTGGCCTTCGTCGTGGGATCCATCGGCATCATGAACATCATGTTCGTTTCGGTGACGGAACGCACGAAGGAGATCGGTATACGCAAGGCCATCGGTGCACGGCGTTCCTCGATCCTCGCCCAGTTCCTCATCGAGTCGGCACTGCTGTGTCTCACCGGAGCCATCATCGCCTTCCCCATCGCACAGATCTTCGTGACGATCGCACGCTGGCTCGCCATCGACGTCTTCCAGTTCGAAGCGGCCACCGTCATCTCCCCTATCATCCAGCTCGATCTTCTGGCCATCGCCGTCCTCGTCTCCATCGTCGTGGGACTGCTGGCCGGACTCCTGCCCGCGCTCAAGGCCTCGAAACTCAATCCCGTCGAAGCCCTCCGCTTCGAATAGTTCAACGCTCATCGTCCAGCACCGTGCATCTCACCGAATCCATAGCCGTCGCCTTCGATGCCGTACGAAGCCAGAAACTGCGCTCCGGCCTCACGCTGCTCAGTGTCGCCATCGGCGTCTTCGGCATCATCTTCAGCACCAGCGTGACGTCGATGCTGCAGGAAGGAGTCACGGGACAACTGGCCGACCTGGGCGAGAACTCCTTCCTCATCCAGCGCACACCGTCGATACAGTTCGGCAACTCGTGGCGGAAGTACCTCCGGCGCAAGAACATCACCTATCAGCAGGCGAAGGACTTCAAGGAGCGCATGACGCTCACCAACATGGTCGCCATCAGCAACACGGCACCGGGCTATACCATCAAGTCCGGGCTCCAGTCCACGGACCCCGACGTATCGCTGATAGGCGTCGACGACATGTACTTCGTCGTGAATCCCGTCGACATCTCCGACGGCCGCGTCTTCGGCGTGCAGGACGTGGACCTGAGCCAGAACTCGGCCATCATCGGCAACGATATCGTGGTGAAGCTCTTCCCCGACGGCCGCGCCGTGGGCCGTACCATCACGATCAAGAACCAGTCCTTCACCGTCGTCGGCGTGCTCAAGACGAAGGGCGGCATGCTGGGACAAAGCCAGGACAACCGCGTCCTCATCCCCATCAGCGTCTTCGTGAAATACTATACCTGGGAATGGGACGCCAGCGTGGACATCAGCGTGAAGGCCTACGACAAGGAAGCGCTGCCGGCCACGGTGGACGAGGCCATCGGCGTCATGCGCGTCCTGCGCGGCGTAAAGCCGCATGAAGAGAACAACTTCGAGCTCGACACGAACGAGGCCATGAGTGCGCAGTTCGCAGGCTTCAGCACGGCCATTCTCGCCGTGGCGTGGATCTCGGGCCTGGGAGCGCTGTTCGCCGCCGGCATCGGCATCATGAACATGATGCTCGTGAGCGTCAAGGAGCGCACGCGCGAAATCGGCGTACGCAAGGCTCTCGGCGCACGACGCAAGTGGATCGTACGCCAGTTCCTCGTCGAAGCCGTCGTGCTGTGCCAGTTCGGTGGTCTCGCTGGCGTCGTCGGTGGTATCGGCTGCGCATGGTTGCTGACGCTGCTCTTCAGCCTGTCGGGCATGGAAGGCATGCCCTTCAGCATGCCGTGGGGCGCCACCATCTTTTCCGTGGTGGCCTGTACCGTCATCGGCATCACCTTCGGTCTCTATCCGGCCGCCCGTGCGGCCTCCCTGGACCCGATCGAAGCCCTGCGATACGAGTGATCGTTACCCCGCCGCGAACGGTGCCCACCACCGTTTGCGGCGCTCGGCTACGGTGCCCGTCCTGATAATGAAGGCGCCCCGATCGGTCCCGTCACATTCCTGATCATTCCCTGATGGCGATACCGTTGGGCTTCATGCCCACGTCGATCGTCGAGATTACCATACGACTCGTGACGTCGACGACGCTGACGGTATTGGCTCCCTGATTCGTCACCAGTGCCTTGCCTCCCCCTGCCGTGAATCCGATCGCATGGGCATCCGCTCCGGTCGCGATCGCGGCGACCTGCGCCCAGCCGCTGCCTTCCTTGCCGTAGATCACCACACGGCCTGCCGTCGCGTCCGACACCCAGAGTTCTCCGTGGTGCGCATTCCATGCCACGTAGCCGGGCTTGTACCCGAGATCGATCTGCGACGTGATGGCGAGCGAGGCCACGTCGATCTCCATCACCGTCTGCGACATCTCGTTGTCGACGTACATCGATCCGTTCGCGGCAGGCCATGCACCGACGGGATTCATGCCCACCTCGACGGTATCGATGGCACGCAGGGTAGCCGGGTCGATGACGGTCACACTCGCATCTCCCGTATTGGTGGCGAAGACGCGCGATCCGTCGTGGGAGAACGTCACTTCGGACAGTCCCTTGCCGACCGCGATCGTGCCGAGCTTCGTCCAGTCTGCCGTACCGTAGACGTGGACCTTCGATACCGGGTCGCCCGATTCACCGAACCAGAGCTGCGTACCGGACTTCGAGAAGGCGGCGTTGTGCGGCATGCCGTCGACGGCGATCTCGCGTTCGATCACTCCCGTGCCGCTGTCGATGATCTGGATGCGGTAGTTCCCCCCGCCGTGACCGGCATGTCCCCCATGTCCGCCCGTGAGATCGGTATTCGTGATGGCCACGGCCAGACGCGTTCCGTCGGGACTCAGATAGACGTGATGGGGAAAGGTCGCGCCATTGAGCTGGATCGTCTCATCGGTCTTCATCGTCCGGAGATCGATGACCTGGACGTTGTTGGATGCTCCGTTGACGATATAGGCGGCAGGCGTTTCGATGGACGTGGTGGCAGGAGCCGTGTTATCCGACGAGCAGCCAGCCAGGACGGCAATGGTCGTCAATGCGGGCACACAGGATCTGATGGTCATGGCAATCATCCGGGAAATATGTAGGAAGGCCGTCGTCATGCAAGGCATGACGACGTGCCCCCGGAAAGGACGCAATGTAGGGACATTATCGCCACTCGACCCGGAAGTACGGCACCGGCGGCATGTCATTCCCCCGATATTCACGAGATTCGCAGTCATGTACGGCAACCTCATCACTCCGGAGATCGAAGAGCTCATCGCCGTGCGGGACTTCGAGACCATTCGCGAAGTCTTTGCAGACTGGGACGCCATCGATCTTGCAGACCTCATCAGCGAACTGCGCGAGGAAAGTCGCGTCGTCGTCTTCCGTCTGCTTCCCAAGGATGTAGCTTCCGATACCTTCTCCTACTGCGACTTCGATACGCAGCAGGATCTGCTGCACGACATGGCCAAGGAGGAAGTGGCCTCCGTCCTCAACGAGATGTCGCCCGACGACCGTACGCAACTGTTCGAGGACCTACCCGGCAACGTCGTATCGGAGTTGATCAACACCCTCAGCGCCGAAGAACGCAGCATCGCCCTGGCACTCCTCAACTATCCCGAAGACTCCGTCGGCCGTCTGATGACGCCAGACTACGTCATCGTCAAGAAGCACTGGACCGTACAGCAGGCCCTCGATCACATCCGGAACTACGGCAAGGATTCCGAAACGCTCAACATGCTCTACGTCACGGAGCATGGTACGCTGATCGACGAGATCCACATCCGTGAGATCCTGCTGTCCAGACCCGAGAGCCTGATCGAGGATCTCATGGACGAGAAGTGTCCGTCCCTGCTGGCCACCGACGATCAGGAGACGGCCGTCCAGGCCTTCAAGAAACTCGACCGTTTCGCCCTGCCCGTCATCGATTCCGATGGCAAGCTGCTCGGCATCGTGACACTCGACGACGTCCTCGACGTCGCCGAAGCCCAGGCTACGGAAGAGATGCAGAAGTTCGGCGGTGTGGAAGCTCTCGAGGAACCGTACATCAGCGTTCCGCTCATGGAGCTCGTACGCAAGCGTGCCACCTGGCTCGTCGTACTCTTCCTCGGCGGCTTCCTTACGGCGACGGCATTGTCCGTCTTCCAGGCCACGATCGAACGCGCCGTGATGCTGGCCCTCTTCCTGCCTCTCATCATCTCCAGCGGCGGGAACTCCGGATCCCAGGCAGCCACACTCATCGTCCGCGCCCTCGCCCTGGGAGAGGTCACGCTGTCCGACTGGTGGCGTATCATGCGACGCGAGCTCGCGGCCGGACTATTGCTCGGCATCCTGCTCGGCTTCCTCGGCTTCCTGCGCATCATGATCGGTGCATGGATGGACGGAACGACGAGTCCCACGACGTGGATGCTCGCCCTCGTCGTCTGCCTTTCCCTCGTCGGTATCGTCCTGGCAGGTACCATCGCAGGCTCGATGCTTCCCCTGCTCATGAAGCGCCTCGGCTTCGACCCCGCGGCATCGTCGGCCCCCTTCGTCGCCACGTTTTCCGACGTCACGGGCATCATCATCTACTTCTCGATCGCGACCCTGTTGCTTGGTGGATATCTGCTCTGAGCCGCAGGTATGGCACCGTTCCGGCGACCTCGATCCTAACTGAAGATACCATGCACCAGCCAGGCCGAACCGTAGGCCAGAACGAAGGTCATGACGAACGATAGAGCGGGCCACTTCCACGATCCCGTTTCGCGCTTCATGATGGCCATGGTACTGACGCACTGCAATGCGAAAACATAGAAGGCGAGAACTGCGAGGCCCGTAGCCAGCGGCAGTTCGGCGCGAAGGACGTC of Candidatus Kapaibacterium thiocyanatum contains these proteins:
- a CDS encoding magnesium transporter, producing the protein MYGNLITPEIEELIAVRDFETIREVFADWDAIDLADLISELREESRVVVFRLLPKDVASDTFSYCDFDTQQDLLHDMAKEEVASVLNEMSPDDRTQLFEDLPGNVVSELINTLSAEERSIALALLNYPEDSVGRLMTPDYVIVKKHWTVQQALDHIRNYGKDSETLNMLYVTEHGTLIDEIHIREILLSRPESLIEDLMDEKCPSLLATDDQETAVQAFKKLDRFALPVIDSDGKLLGIVTLDDVLDVAEAQATEEMQKFGGVEALEEPYISVPLMELVRKRATWLVVLFLGGFLTATALSVFQATIERAVMLALFLPLIISSGGNSGSQAATLIVRALALGEVTLSDWWRIMRRELAAGLLLGILLGFLGFLRIMIGAWMDGTTSPTTWMLALVVCLSLVGIVLAGTIAGSMLPLLMKRLGFDPAASSAPFVATFSDVTGIIIYFSIATLLLGGYLL